In Saccharothrix syringae, the following are encoded in one genomic region:
- a CDS encoding FAD-dependent oxidoreductase, which produces MTQHPRASSAEPAAPQSFAMADVVRQYRELVEESGSGFVHDTLIAGGGAAGAGVLRDLASRGNASAILVDRGAFGGETSSKTGKAIHPGIRYLRMGFHRLLLAFGLRKDPKIQQSFTENLRSAWLDLKLVWYGTRERRILIDTTGTTVEEIPNVVFVFPDSPEKKWAVFFGITLYDLFTTVWAWSGLAPRFGKVRLFLNGRSVHRELPHLAAEHVLGGIEYWDGKANNDKILVLKAIRDAYYRGTAAHPIRALCHVEFDSYEWRPEEGCFLVTLARRFDHDELPEKVTVKARTITNAAGPWLDRTRNRTARPDGRTSVVYSRGTHLEATNRFIHESLARDPRFQVGLVPLNPERQHYLRPFHQNGIWYIQLTTTDRAHTDPDLVAPVEDEVEELLHSYNELVEDRWKIDRRDVFNVFCGIRPLAANESGTIAVKDISRMFRINRHERGGGLVLDLINVKLTEFRWAGREVGESIARELRRRGVKNLGPSTTHRMALRPVAGEERFAIHRADHPRGDLEFIRAKVRHYVDYQAAYSYADYLLNTGAIRDAVVFDAEGRCDVDRAVLDLVLAEMGSLLGWDQARCRREWELFAEVYERNMAFCDLGDRLRDHRRDGDDVRAYNASGIG; this is translated from the coding sequence GTGACGCAGCACCCGAGGGCGTCTTCCGCCGAACCGGCGGCTCCCCAGTCGTTCGCCATGGCGGACGTGGTGCGCCAGTACCGCGAACTGGTCGAGGAGTCGGGTTCCGGGTTCGTCCACGACACCCTGATCGCCGGCGGCGGCGCCGCGGGCGCGGGAGTGCTCCGCGATCTGGCCTCCCGGGGCAACGCCAGCGCGATCCTGGTCGACCGCGGCGCGTTCGGCGGTGAGACGTCGAGCAAGACCGGCAAGGCCATCCACCCGGGCATCAGGTACCTGCGGATGGGCTTCCACCGGCTCCTGCTGGCGTTCGGTCTGCGCAAGGACCCGAAGATCCAGCAGTCGTTCACCGAGAACCTGCGGTCGGCGTGGCTGGACCTGAAGCTGGTCTGGTACGGCACCCGCGAGCGGAGGATCCTGATCGACACCACGGGGACGACCGTCGAGGAAATCCCCAACGTGGTGTTCGTCTTCCCCGACAGCCCGGAGAAGAAGTGGGCGGTGTTCTTCGGCATCACGCTCTACGACCTGTTCACCACGGTGTGGGCGTGGAGCGGCCTCGCACCGAGGTTCGGCAAGGTCAGGTTGTTCCTCAACGGCAGATCGGTGCACCGCGAGCTGCCGCACCTCGCCGCGGAGCACGTGCTGGGCGGCATCGAGTACTGGGACGGCAAAGCGAACAACGACAAGATCCTGGTGCTCAAGGCGATCCGCGACGCGTACTACCGCGGCACCGCCGCCCACCCGATCCGCGCCCTGTGCCACGTGGAGTTCGACAGCTACGAGTGGCGGCCCGAGGAAGGCTGCTTCCTGGTCACCCTGGCGCGGCGCTTCGACCACGACGAGCTGCCGGAGAAGGTGACCGTCAAGGCCCGCACGATCACCAACGCGGCGGGTCCGTGGCTGGACCGCACGCGCAACCGGACGGCCCGGCCGGACGGGCGCACGTCGGTGGTCTACTCGCGCGGCACGCACCTGGAGGCGACCAACCGGTTCATCCACGAGAGCCTGGCCCGCGACCCCCGCTTCCAGGTGGGGCTGGTGCCGCTCAACCCCGAGCGGCAGCACTACCTGCGGCCGTTCCACCAGAACGGGATCTGGTACATCCAGCTCACCACCACCGACCGGGCGCACACCGACCCGGACCTGGTGGCGCCGGTGGAGGACGAGGTCGAGGAGCTGCTGCACTCCTACAACGAACTCGTCGAGGACCGCTGGAAGATCGACCGGCGGGACGTGTTCAACGTCTTCTGCGGCATCCGGCCGCTGGCCGCGAACGAGAGCGGGACGATCGCCGTCAAGGACATCTCCCGCATGTTCCGGATCAACCGGCACGAGCGCGGTGGCGGCCTCGTCCTGGACCTGATCAACGTCAAGCTCACCGAGTTCCGGTGGGCGGGTCGGGAGGTGGGCGAGTCGATCGCCCGCGAGCTGCGGCGCAGGGGGGTCAAGAACCTCGGCCCCTCCACGACGCACCGGATGGCGCTGCGGCCGGTCGCGGGCGAGGAGCGGTTCGCGATCCACCGGGCCGACCACCCCCGCGGCGACCTGGAGTTCATCCGCGCCAAGGTCCGGCACTACGTCGACTACCAAGCGGCCTACAGCTACGCGGACTACCTGCTCAACACCGGTGCCATCAGGGACGCGGTGGTGTTCGACGCCGAGGGCCGGTGCGACGTCGACCGGGCCGTGCTCGACCTGGTCCTGGCCGAGATGGGATCCCTGCTGGGGTGGGACCAGGCCCGGTGCCGGCGCGAGTGGGAGCTGTTCGCGGAGGTCTACGAGCGCAACATGGCGTTCTGCGACCTCGGTGACCGGCTGCGCGACCACCGCCGGGACGGCGACGACGTCCGCGCGTACAACGCAAGTGGGATCGGGTGA
- a CDS encoding kinase-like protein, whose protein sequence is MLGRRAVLSGDVVRDEDVLDEIDRWSRSEPSLDAPPFLLSAEAYAALRALHGDDDRFTAGSTCHRAAVERHLAPVLRDIAEGRPASADELRMLAETTRVDPVQAAFGADPSPDVVLERLRLLASVWTPFSRWWRDYFADTSDAPVVDLWQLYLPFARWIVREKRSRRPDGLFVMGFNGSPGAGKTVLTTALTVVVDQLLDVATEGRAIARSGDDWYLGRADREPLRALGYDPGVPGVTNRSLPGTHDLDWLLRNLAELERSTPGSVVRMGNFDKRIDDQPTGDDRFFEVRGKVGVLLFDLWFAGARTDVDPMVVPDGLGRRVAEHLRRWRPVFERLDGLWAFDWPSFERMTREREAQERLVEQRRGTRGMSREGVRAFMSYMVERSWDWRTTSPVPPEQAVTFRAWRDTNHRVIAVQRGGRAT, encoded by the coding sequence GTGCTGGGAAGGCGAGCCGTGTTGTCGGGTGACGTGGTGCGGGACGAGGACGTCCTGGACGAGATCGACCGGTGGAGCAGGAGTGAGCCCAGCCTCGACGCACCGCCCTTCCTGCTGTCCGCCGAGGCGTACGCCGCGCTGCGGGCCCTCCACGGGGACGACGACCGGTTCACCGCGGGGTCGACGTGCCACCGGGCGGCGGTCGAGCGGCACCTCGCCCCGGTGTTGCGGGACATCGCGGAGGGACGTCCGGCGAGCGCGGACGAGCTGCGGATGCTCGCGGAGACCACGCGCGTGGACCCCGTCCAGGCGGCGTTCGGGGCCGACCCGTCACCGGACGTCGTGCTGGAGCGGTTGAGGCTGCTGGCGAGCGTGTGGACGCCGTTCAGCCGGTGGTGGCGGGACTACTTCGCGGACACGTCGGACGCGCCGGTGGTCGACCTGTGGCAGCTGTACCTGCCCTTCGCCCGGTGGATCGTGCGGGAGAAGCGCTCGCGCCGCCCGGACGGGCTGTTCGTCATGGGGTTCAACGGCAGCCCCGGCGCGGGCAAGACCGTGTTGACCACGGCGCTGACCGTGGTGGTGGACCAGCTGCTGGACGTGGCGACCGAGGGGCGGGCGATCGCCCGCAGCGGCGACGACTGGTACCTCGGCCGCGCCGACCGGGAACCGTTGCGGGCGCTCGGGTACGACCCCGGCGTGCCGGGTGTGACGAACCGGTCGTTACCGGGCACGCACGACCTCGACTGGCTGCTGCGCAACCTGGCGGAACTGGAGCGGAGCACACCGGGTTCCGTGGTGCGCATGGGGAACTTCGACAAGCGGATCGACGACCAGCCGACCGGCGACGACCGGTTCTTCGAGGTGCGCGGCAAGGTCGGGGTGCTGCTGTTCGACCTGTGGTTCGCCGGGGCGCGAACCGACGTCGACCCGATGGTGGTGCCGGACGGCCTGGGCCGTCGCGTCGCGGAGCACCTGCGCCGGTGGCGGCCCGTCTTCGAGCGGCTGGACGGGCTGTGGGCCTTCGACTGGCCCTCGTTCGAGCGGATGACGCGGGAACGCGAAGCCCAGGAGCGCCTGGTGGAGCAACGCCGGGGCACGCGCGGGATGAGCCGCGAAGGCGTTCGCGCGTTCATGTCGTACATGGTAGAGCGGTCCTGGGACTGGCGGACCACCTCGCCCGTCCCACCCGAGCAGGCGGTCACCTTCAGGGCCTGGCGGGATACGAATCACCGTGTGATCGCAGTGCAACGAGGAGGTCGGGCAACGTGA